From the genome of Candidatus Paceibacterota bacterium, one region includes:
- a CDS encoding ABC transporter permease has product MLNKFLVLILKGIRYRPMRSWLTILGIVIGIMLVVVILALGDGIQNSIKSTLQMFGSDLIVVFPGKESNPLASLFGGDRFKEKDLFALERIEGIKFVAIEDIASMNIEFMGEKKSTLVNGIQWGLAKELMEESEGIKIESGHWPTDIDSTDIIIGNKVANALFKGHPKVGDEIIIRGKKMKVAGVLSSIGEQMADNIILMSIGTFRNLTGVRGVAMNADIKLYPDANVNLIAKQIKFELGKQDQVRDFSVLTPAKTERLAGNVLTIIELVLVIIALISLIVGAVGVMNTMYTSVFERTKQIGIMKAIGATNDNVLTLFLLESGIIGLVGGILGITFGILLAFLIGKYGESNGIRGLFSFASLDFFGLFVILFLTFVVGVISGLLPARQASRMEPAEALRYE; this is encoded by the coding sequence ATGTTGAATAAATTCCTAGTCTTAATCCTCAAAGGAATACGCTATCGCCCGATGCGCAGTTGGTTGACTATTTTGGGTATTGTCATCGGCATCATGCTCGTCGTGGTCATTCTTGCGCTCGGAGATGGAATACAGAACTCAATCAAGAGCACATTACAAATGTTCGGCTCTGATCTCATCGTAGTCTTTCCTGGCAAGGAGAGTAATCCCCTTGCGAGCCTTTTTGGTGGAGATCGATTCAAGGAAAAAGACCTCTTCGCCCTTGAAAGAATCGAGGGAATCAAATTCGTCGCGATTGAGGACATTGCATCAATGAACATAGAGTTCATGGGTGAAAAGAAATCCACGCTCGTCAATGGCATACAATGGGGACTTGCAAAGGAGCTCATGGAAGAATCCGAAGGTATTAAAATCGAGTCTGGCCATTGGCCTACAGATATAGATTCAACAGATATCATCATCGGAAATAAAGTGGCGAACGCTTTGTTCAAAGGACATCCAAAAGTAGGTGATGAGATCATCATTCGCGGGAAGAAAATGAAAGTTGCAGGAGTACTCTCCTCTATCGGTGAACAAATGGCAGATAATATCATACTCATGTCTATTGGGACATTCCGCAACCTAACGGGTGTTCGTGGCGTGGCAATGAATGCTGATATAAAACTCTATCCTGACGCAAATGTAAACCTCATCGCAAAACAGATCAAGTTTGAGTTGGGAAAGCAAGACCAAGTAAGAGACTTCTCTGTACTAACACCTGCAAAAACAGAACGACTTGCAGGCAATGTCCTTACCATCATCGAGCTTGTCTTGGTCATCATTGCGCTTATCTCGCTCATTGTCGGAGCCGTGGGGGTTATGAATACCATGTATACCTCTGTATTTGAACGAACGAAACAAATCGGAATCATGAAGGCAATCGGTGCGACAAACGACAACGTACTCACGCTTTTTCTCTTGGAGTCAGGAATCATCGGACTTGTTGGAGGAATACTGGGTATCACCTTTGGAATCCTACTCGCCTTCCTTATTGGAAAATACGGTGAGAGTAATGGAATTCGTGGACTCTTCTCTTTTGCATCGTTAGACTTCTTTGGGCTATTCGTCATACTCTTCCTCACCTTTGTCGTCGGAGTAATCTCAGGACTTCTTCCTGCACGACAGGCCTCACGCATGGAACCTGCCGAAGCGCTACGCTATGAGTAA
- a CDS encoding sulfatase, with product MHTYTKITLLGIIGIVALFTIIKSPLFDKHPSCKDCNVIIIGVDTLRADHLSSLGYERKTTPVLDTLASEGTIFQQSISAAPWTVPGFMAIMTGSYPGVHGVINKFRIFTKETKKLSNLKEISPNIETLAEQFKKAGYATGGFTGDAGVSAKFGYNQGFDAYTDEVTFGGLENSNQHAMQWLDSLGKDQKFFMFFHGYDLHGQFAGIGKDYKGTFAPTNYTGPFKGTMEEEAKLREDQLVAPLSMTKEDAAFWTAWYDSKIHDADAKLQGFLDELKTRGLLDKTVIVVVSDHGEEFYEHKGFDHGHALYDELVRVPLIFKIPGVAGGSVVKNQVSMMDTAAAILKIAGVTPSAQFAQQVSGRPNLLEYITDPAKPGYDVFTETDYRDFTHMRSIRTADGWKYIRTLQTGKEELYDLNSDPKELTDLAATNIAKKDELRAKLDAHIVNDLNADPNAKPSIGCLPVYNGECE from the coding sequence ATGCACACATACACAAAAATTACACTACTAGGAATCATAGGAATTGTTGCTCTATTTACAATAATCAAATCACCTCTTTTTGATAAGCATCCATCTTGCAAAGACTGTAACGTCATCATTATTGGAGTAGACACATTACGCGCCGACCACTTAAGCAGCTTGGGCTACGAACGCAAAACTACCCCGGTACTTGATACGCTTGCGAGCGAAGGAACGATCTTTCAGCAATCGATCTCAGCGGCTCCGTGGACGGTGCCTGGTTTCATGGCTATTATGACCGGTAGTTATCCTGGCGTACATGGGGTCATCAATAAGTTCAGGATCTTTACCAAAGAAACAAAGAAACTCTCGAACCTTAAAGAAATTTCTCCAAACATCGAGACACTCGCAGAACAATTCAAAAAAGCAGGATACGCAACGGGAGGATTCACCGGTGATGCAGGAGTTTCCGCAAAGTTCGGATACAACCAAGGTTTCGACGCATACACTGACGAAGTCACGTTTGGCGGCCTCGAAAATAGCAATCAGCATGCAATGCAGTGGCTAGATAGCCTTGGAAAGGATCAAAAGTTCTTCATGTTCTTCCACGGCTATGACCTTCACGGACAGTTTGCAGGAATCGGAAAAGACTACAAGGGTACGTTTGCACCAACGAACTATACTGGCCCATTCAAAGGTACGATGGAAGAAGAGGCAAAGCTTCGTGAGGATCAGCTCGTCGCCCCTCTCTCTATGACCAAAGAGGATGCTGCATTCTGGACTGCATGGTATGACAGTAAGATACATGATGCTGACGCAAAGCTCCAAGGATTCCTCGACGAATTGAAGACTCGTGGACTCCTCGACAAGACAGTAATCGTCGTCGTTTCCGATCACGGTGAGGAATTCTACGAACACAAGGGTTTTGACCATGGACACGCGCTCTATGATGAACTCGTACGCGTTCCACTCATCTTCAAGATCCCTGGTGTTGCAGGTGGTAGTGTAGTAAAGAATCAAGTGAGTATGATGGATACTGCCGCAGCAATCCTCAAGATCGCAGGCGTCACACCTTCTGCGCAATTCGCTCAGCAAGTATCTGGTCGACCAAATCTTCTTGAGTACATCACTGACCCCGCAAAGCCCGGCTATGACGTCTTCACCGAGACGGACTACCGCGACTTCACTCATATGCGCAGTATTCGCACAGCGGATGGATGGAAATACATCCGTACATTACAAACGGGAAAGGAGGAGCTTTATGACCTAAATTCAGATCCTAAAGAACTCACCGATCTCGCTGCGACGAATATCGCAAAGAAGGACGAGCTTCGCGCAAAACTTGATGCGCATATCGTGAATGATCTCAATGCGGACCCTAACGCAAAACCATCAATCGGATGTCTTCCGGTCTATAATGGTGAATGTGAATAA
- the ribA gene encoding GTP cyclohydrolase II produces the protein MEHLSAKLPSDFGNFSITVYKQELGRETVVLSTPRLAPHMHPLVRIHSECLTGDTFGSLRCDCGPQKEASLRMIAESGNGVFIYLRQEGRGIGLFEKIKAYKLQEDGHDTYEANILLGHDADGRTYAMAKNVLDDLGIDTIKLITNNPKKVTSMRELGVHVAERIPLIIEANAHNKHYLDTKKKKFGHHFND, from the coding sequence ATGGAACACCTCTCTGCAAAGCTTCCAAGTGACTTTGGGAATTTCTCTATCACCGTCTATAAACAAGAACTCGGTAGAGAAACCGTCGTACTCTCCACTCCCCGCCTGGCGCCTCATATGCACCCGCTCGTGCGCATTCATAGCGAATGCCTGACTGGTGACACCTTTGGCAGCCTACGCTGCGACTGTGGTCCTCAAAAAGAAGCATCCCTGCGCATGATTGCAGAATCAGGCAACGGCGTATTCATCTACCTGCGCCAGGAAGGTCGTGGTATCGGCCTTTTCGAAAAGATCAAAGCGTACAAACTCCAAGAAGATGGACATGATACCTATGAAGCAAATATTCTCCTTGGCCACGATGCGGACGGGAGGACATATGCAATGGCAAAAAATGTTCTGGACGATCTTGGGATTGACACCATCAAACTCATTACGAATAATCCCAAAAAGGTTACTTCTATGCGCGAACTCGGCGTGCATGTCGCGGAACGCATACCTCTTATCATTGAAGCGAATGCTCATAATAAGCACTATCTCGATACAAAAAAGAAGAAGTTCGGTCATCACTTTAATGATTAA
- a CDS encoding DUF817 domain-containing protein produces MSKRVIRCTCVLDLWKHLGKFLLMEAHAGLFVGLLLIVFAISREYTFLLPRYDFIFAAALLIQSLLIIFKFETMSEVRAITFFHIVGFVLEVFKTHPSIGSWSYPEFGYTKILGVPLYAGFMYASIGSYMMRAWKDFELSIIHPPKRWLAVLLASLVYLNFFTHHYIFDFRYILIALILFVFRKTTIHYRAFGGVRRLHSSLVFFFFGIMIWIAENIATYLGAWQYPHQSLGWHIVHPQKIISWALLVIISFIIVASRDKAWRGLER; encoded by the coding sequence ATGTCAAAAAGAGTAATCAGGTGCACTTGTGTTTTGGATTTGTGGAAACACTTGGGGAAGTTTTTACTCATGGAAGCACATGCAGGACTATTTGTTGGATTACTCCTTATTGTCTTTGCAATTTCTCGCGAGTACACATTTCTCTTACCCCGTTACGATTTCATTTTTGCTGCAGCACTCCTCATTCAGTCATTACTCATCATTTTTAAGTTCGAGACAATGTCTGAGGTACGTGCTATTACGTTCTTTCATATCGTCGGCTTTGTGCTCGAAGTATTCAAGACGCATCCGAGCATCGGTTCGTGGTCTTATCCTGAGTTTGGATATACAAAAATATTGGGCGTCCCGCTCTATGCGGGATTCATGTATGCCTCTATCGGCAGCTATATGATGCGTGCATGGAAGGACTTTGAACTTTCAATCATTCATCCACCGAAGAGATGGCTCGCGGTGCTGCTTGCGTCACTCGTGTACCTCAATTTCTTTACACATCACTACATCTTTGATTTCCGCTATATACTTATCGCACTCATACTCTTTGTGTTTCGTAAGACAACAATTCACTACAGGGCGTTTGGGGGAGTGCGACGCCTGCATTCAAGTTTGGTATTCTTTTTCTTTGGTATTATGATTTGGATTGCAGAGAATATCGCTACTTACCTTGGTGCATGGCAATATCCCCATCAGTCTTTGGGGTGGCACATTGTGCATCCCCAGAAGATCATTTCATGGGCACTGCTTGTCATCATTAGCTTCATCATAGTCGCATCTCGTGATAAAGCTTGGAGAGGCCTCGAGCGGTAA
- the murF gene encoding UDP-N-acetylmuramoyl-tripeptide--D-alanyl-D-alanine ligase gives MKNFLRDITTRIMSALAESALLRHKPFIIGVTGSVGKTTTKDAIAHVLAEHTSVRKSDKSFNSEIGLPLAILGLPNAWLSPWGWFKNIVAGIKIAYFHKEFPKVLVLEIGADKPGDIGRAMKWIHPLIGVLTRLPDRPVHVENFPTPELVREEKAKLIAALPESGVFVANADDERVMKLAEDAHMKVISYGFKEGAMVMGSSVAITYADAKKTIPRGVSMDVTYGRETAVVHIDGVLGEHILASALAAIAVALARDIRFMDAVRDASGWKTAPGRMRIIKGKNGATIIDDSYNASPVAMRAALDTLKTIPAVHRIAVLGDMLELGKYSDEEHKAVGAYAASFVSGLVVVGKRARLMAEAALLAGLPANRIRIFTNSVEAGEALAREIGEGDVLLVKGSQGSGANMVRMERATKQMMADIADAKKLLVRQEMEWEKQYRKV, from the coding sequence ATGAAAAACTTTCTTCGAGACATCACTACACGCATTATGTCCGCGCTTGCAGAAAGCGCGCTTTTGCGACATAAACCGTTTATTATCGGAGTCACAGGTAGCGTGGGGAAGACGACGACAAAAGACGCAATCGCGCACGTGCTCGCAGAACACACGAGCGTGCGCAAGAGTGATAAGAGTTTTAATAGTGAGATTGGGCTACCTTTGGCGATTCTTGGGCTTCCGAATGCATGGCTTAGTCCGTGGGGCTGGTTCAAGAATATCGTTGCAGGAATAAAGATTGCATATTTCCATAAGGAGTTTCCAAAGGTACTCGTACTTGAAATTGGCGCAGATAAGCCGGGTGATATCGGTCGTGCGATGAAGTGGATTCATCCATTGATTGGTGTGCTGACTAGGCTGCCCGATAGGCCAGTACATGTCGAGAATTTTCCTACGCCCGAGCTTGTGCGTGAAGAAAAGGCAAAGTTGATTGCAGCACTTCCAGAAAGTGGCGTATTTGTCGCAAATGCAGATGATGAGCGCGTTATGAAACTTGCCGAAGATGCACACATGAAGGTAATTAGTTATGGTTTCAAGGAAGGCGCAATGGTTATGGGTAGTAGCGTTGCTATCACATATGCGGATGCCAAGAAGACTATTCCTCGTGGTGTTTCGATGGACGTGACTTACGGTAGGGAGACCGCCGTGGTACATATTGATGGCGTGCTTGGTGAGCATATTCTCGCAAGTGCACTTGCCGCAATTGCGGTGGCGCTTGCACGCGATATACGCTTCATGGATGCGGTTAGAGACGCAAGTGGATGGAAGACTGCACCAGGAAGAATGCGTATCATAAAAGGCAAAAATGGAGCAACCATAATCGATGATAGCTATAATGCTTCACCCGTAGCGATGAGAGCCGCTCTTGATACACTCAAAACTATTCCTGCTGTTCACCGTATTGCGGTGCTTGGGGACATGCTCGAACTTGGTAAGTACAGCGATGAGGAACACAAAGCTGTCGGAGCATACGCAGCATCTTTCGTTTCTGGACTTGTTGTAGTCGGGAAGCGCGCACGACTAATGGCCGAGGCGGCCCTCCTTGCAGGACTCCCCGCTAATCGCATTCGCATATTTACCAACTCCGTTGAAGCGGGTGAGGCGCTTGCTCGTGAAATTGGAGAAGGTGATGTGCTCCTCGTGAAAGGTTCACAAGGAAGTGGTGCAAATATGGTGCGCATGGAACGAGCGACAAAGCAAATGATGGCAGATATTGCCGATGCGAAGAAGCTTCTCGTAAGGCAGGAGATGGAATGGGAAAAGCAATATCGAAAGGTATAA
- the rsmH gene encoding 16S rRNA (cytosine(1402)-N(4))-methyltransferase RsmH, giving the protein MKTHISVLYQESLDALLLAPGKTIIDGTFGAGGHSRGIAEKIGKKGTLIAFDQDGEVFTKPIVDEIRSFTNFIPVIANFRTMAHELSQQKIDHIDGVLLDLGLSSTQLEVSGRGFSFQRDEPLAMTFSDKPEEQLVTAETVVNNWSRETITEILRGFGEEQFAWRIAGAIVEARTKSAIKTTNELVAIIKGAVPGWYQHGRTHFATRTFQALRMAVNDETGSAEEGMRSAFALLAPKGRLAVISFHSIEDRLVKQTMKDLAEHAGGTLVTKKPIIAGDEELSENPRSRSAKLRIIEKS; this is encoded by the coding sequence ATGAAGACACACATAAGCGTATTGTACCAGGAATCACTCGATGCATTGCTGCTCGCCCCGGGAAAGACAATCATTGATGGAACCTTTGGTGCAGGAGGACACAGTAGGGGTATCGCAGAGAAAATTGGTAAAAAGGGAACACTCATCGCATTCGACCAAGATGGAGAAGTGTTTACAAAACCGATTGTTGACGAAATTCGCTCATTCACAAACTTTATTCCAGTTATTGCAAACTTCCGCACGATGGCTCATGAGCTCTCGCAGCAGAAAATTGATCACATTGACGGAGTACTTCTCGATCTTGGACTATCAAGCACTCAGCTAGAAGTATCAGGCAGAGGATTCAGCTTTCAACGTGATGAACCGCTCGCAATGACGTTCTCGGACAAGCCCGAAGAACAACTCGTCACTGCAGAAACAGTGGTTAATAATTGGAGTCGCGAAACGATCACCGAGATCCTTAGGGGTTTTGGCGAAGAACAGTTTGCGTGGCGAATTGCGGGAGCAATCGTTGAAGCACGAACAAAGAGTGCAATAAAAACGACTAATGAACTTGTTGCAATCATCAAGGGGGCAGTCCCTGGATGGTATCAGCACGGTCGCACACATTTTGCGACCCGTACGTTTCAGGCTCTTCGTATGGCGGTCAATGACGAGACAGGTAGTGCTGAAGAGGGTATGCGCAGTGCATTCGCACTTCTTGCGCCGAAAGGGCGCCTTGCCGTCATATCGTTCCATTCGATTGAAGATAGACTAGTGAAACAAACGATGAAGGATCTTGCTGAGCATGCAGGGGGAACCCTTGTTACAAAGAAACCGATTATTGCAGGCGATGAAGAACTTTCAGAGAATCCACGTAGCCGTAGTGCAAAATTACGCATAATAGAAAAATCATGA
- the mraZ gene encoding division/cell wall cluster transcriptional repressor MraZ: MFIGEYTNTIDDKKRLSVPSKFRKELGEKAVITYGLNKALTLYPLSEWEIYAEKLGSLSVGNPEERAYARAMLSGAFEVELDKSGRILLPQQLTQFAAIDGRVVFTGMARFVELWDEATWNAYRTTVIPNTDALAESLGARGSI, from the coding sequence ATGTTTATAGGCGAATATACAAATACCATAGATGATAAAAAACGACTTTCTGTGCCCTCAAAATTTCGAAAGGAATTGGGTGAGAAGGCGGTTATCACGTATGGTTTGAATAAAGCGCTTACTCTCTATCCACTCTCAGAATGGGAGATCTACGCAGAAAAGCTCGGTAGTCTCTCTGTAGGAAACCCTGAAGAACGTGCATATGCACGTGCAATGCTCTCGGGAGCATTCGAGGTAGAACTCGATAAGTCAGGACGTATTCTTTTACCGCAGCAGCTCACACAATTTGCAGCTATCGATGGACGTGTGGTGTTCACGGGAATGGCACGCTTCGTTGAGCTCTGGGATGAAGCAACATGGAATGCATACCGTACCACCGTTATTCCAAATACTGATGCACTTGCAGAGTCGCTCGGTGCACGAGGTTCAATCTAG
- a CDS encoding sulfatase, giving the protein MHLHPRIKHHARRIHHHFRIALLLIPLVLFAGYLCISYLLPTKPAKPLNVILISIDSLRADHMGIYGYSRDTTPHIDKWSKEAVVFNNYFSTSHLTPISEVSVHTGKYPFTTGVVNFQETLPTSTPNLARLLKDHGYQTAAFGTSPEFKGYNAGHSLSRGFDRYVFSEATASEFNGRDKNLIGDSIDWISVVSASSSPFFLWLPIGSVHWPYGQSEPHHFSSSTYDGYFKTASKNTWKLVDHLFENTVFARRGPQAKFEPIAQLGKNDFDFIVGRYDDGILMTDRRIGQLFSFLKESGIDKNTIVILESEHGEGLNERGYVLHYDIFDEQTHTPLIIKSPMLNPGRIDGLVSGVDIIPTLLALLTFPQIETEGYDLSPYIMGRANNPREAVYITRTSMWERVMSYYEGLEGFLALDDQEHFADVAIRTHDWKLIHRRAHRALDRWAWHNNFRASPQSYSEYELYHLGTDPRETNNIYTRERENPEIIYLEEKLKQWEREQFKMKLPAQTTLEIQPYF; this is encoded by the coding sequence ATGCACCTTCACCCCCGCATCAAACACCACGCCCGCCGCATCCACCACCACTTCCGCATCGCCCTCCTTCTCATCCCCCTCGTCCTCTTCGCAGGGTATCTTTGCATTTCATATCTCCTTCCTACGAAACCTGCAAAGCCACTCAATGTCATCCTCATCTCAATCGACAGTCTCCGAGCAGACCACATGGGAATCTATGGTTATTCCCGTGACACAACTCCTCATATCGACAAATGGTCAAAGGAGGCGGTTGTGTTCAATAATTATTTTTCCACGAGCCACCTAACTCCAATCAGTGAAGTAAGTGTTCATACTGGAAAATACCCTTTCACAACAGGTGTTGTAAATTTCCAAGAGACACTCCCTACCTCGACACCGAATCTTGCTCGATTACTTAAAGACCATGGATATCAGACTGCGGCCTTTGGTACTTCACCAGAATTCAAAGGATATAATGCTGGCCATAGCTTGAGCCGAGGATTTGACCGCTACGTATTCTCAGAGGCTACAGCAAGTGAATTCAATGGACGTGACAAAAATCTAATCGGTGATTCGATTGATTGGATAAGCGTAGTAAGTGCAAGCAGTAGCCCATTCTTCCTCTGGCTACCAATTGGATCAGTGCACTGGCCCTACGGACAATCAGAGCCGCACCACTTCAGTAGCTCAACATATGATGGGTACTTCAAAACCGCATCGAAGAACACATGGAAGCTTGTCGATCATCTCTTTGAAAATACAGTCTTTGCTCGCCGCGGGCCACAGGCAAAATTTGAGCCTATAGCACAGCTCGGAAAAAATGATTTTGATTTCATCGTCGGCAGGTACGATGATGGTATCCTAATGACCGACAGGAGAATTGGACAACTTTTCAGCTTCCTTAAGGAATCAGGAATCGATAAGAATACCATTGTTATTCTCGAGTCAGAACATGGCGAGGGACTGAATGAACGTGGATACGTTCTTCACTATGATATTTTTGATGAGCAGACACACACACCCCTCATCATCAAGTCACCAATGTTGAACCCCGGGCGAATAGACGGCCTTGTATCGGGAGTCGATATCATCCCCACACTCCTCGCACTCCTTACATTCCCTCAAATTGAAACGGAGGGTTATGATCTCTCTCCGTACATCATGGGGCGCGCAAATAACCCTCGAGAGGCAGTCTACATCACCCGCACTTCCATGTGGGAAAGAGTGATGTCCTACTATGAGGGTCTTGAGGGTTTTCTTGCCCTTGATGACCAGGAACATTTTGCGGATGTCGCGATCCGCACGCATGATTGGAAGCTTATACATCGACGTGCCCACCGCGCACTTGATAGATGGGCATGGCACAATAACTTCCGCGCTTCGCCTCAGTCTTATTCAGAATATGAGCTTTATCACCTTGGTACTGACCCAAGGGAAACAAACAACATCTACACTAGAGAACGCGAAAATCCTGAAATCATTTACCTCGAAGAAAAACTCAAGCAATGGGAACGTGAGCAATTCAAGATGAAGTTGCCAGCACAGACAACCCTAGAGATACAGCCATATTTCTAG
- a CDS encoding penicillin-binding protein 2 → MQHGKEYAAEGEKQYVSTSGYTYERGKIFMMNKDGERLEVANIAQGWLMTINPQLITNPEETHQKIAAFYPSLSYTEFMSKSANKQVKYAEVAHRVPDEIGLKISAQKITGVQLFRETWRTYPGGDIGGQVIGFVGHQGDDFTGQYGVERYYNEALTRNEDNIRVNYFAELFGSIKNVVYDRKEEERGDIVLTLEPTVQSLLEHTLTKVQNEWNSKQVGGIVMDAKTGAIYAMAANPTFNLNEYGKVKDISVFRNPLVEDVFEMGSIMKPLTVAAGIDTGVITSNSVYNDVGVMRLNAKTFSNYDGKARGPNTPVQQILSQSLNTGAAYVALKVGKEQFKDYFLNKYQLGQETGIDLPGEAHGLISNFNSKRDIETATASFGQGFAVSPINTIVALASLGNGGYLVTPHVMSEIVYSNGTTRKIVAPTPVPILKPGTSEEISRMLVTVVDKALLGGKLKIPEYTVASKTGTAQIARADGKGYEKDKYLHTFFAYAPAYNPRFIIFLFNKEPQHVDYASQTLGAPAMELVRFLLNYYNETPDRASSIEKPLFPKQADPEPVIIPTPATSTTPATSTRTTT, encoded by the coding sequence GTGCAGCACGGAAAGGAGTACGCCGCAGAGGGTGAGAAACAATATGTTTCAACCTCAGGCTACACCTATGAGCGAGGCAAGATATTCATGATGAACAAAGACGGGGAACGTCTTGAAGTTGCGAATATCGCACAAGGGTGGCTCATGACTATCAATCCGCAGTTGATTACAAATCCGGAGGAAACGCATCAGAAGATTGCAGCATTCTATCCTTCGCTGTCATACACAGAGTTCATGAGTAAGTCGGCGAATAAGCAGGTGAAGTATGCAGAAGTTGCACACCGTGTTCCCGACGAGATTGGACTTAAGATTAGTGCACAAAAGATTACAGGAGTGCAGTTGTTTAGGGAAACCTGGCGCACGTACCCTGGTGGAGATATCGGAGGTCAGGTAATCGGCTTTGTGGGACATCAAGGTGACGACTTCACTGGTCAGTATGGTGTCGAACGCTACTACAACGAGGCGCTCACCAGAAACGAAGATAACATCAGAGTGAATTACTTCGCTGAACTTTTTGGGAGCATAAAAAATGTTGTCTATGATCGTAAGGAGGAGGAGCGTGGAGATATTGTGCTGACACTCGAGCCAACCGTACAGTCATTGCTTGAGCATACACTTACGAAGGTGCAAAACGAATGGAACTCGAAGCAAGTAGGAGGGATTGTGATGGATGCGAAAACTGGTGCAATTTATGCCATGGCAGCAAATCCCACATTTAACCTCAATGAATATGGAAAAGTGAAAGATATCTCCGTATTTCGTAATCCGCTTGTAGAGGATGTTTTTGAGATGGGCTCCATCATGAAGCCTCTTACGGTTGCTGCGGGAATTGATACTGGAGTCATTACTTCGAACTCTGTCTATAATGACGTTGGGGTTATGCGTCTGAATGCAAAGACCTTTAGCAATTACGATGGAAAAGCACGTGGTCCAAATACTCCCGTGCAGCAGATTCTAAGTCAATCCCTTAATACTGGTGCTGCATATGTTGCACTCAAAGTAGGGAAGGAGCAATTCAAGGACTACTTTTTGAATAAGTATCAGCTTGGACAGGAAACTGGTATAGATCTCCCTGGAGAGGCTCATGGTCTTATTTCAAATTTTAATTCGAAGCGTGATATTGAGACGGCTACCGCATCCTTCGGTCAGGGCTTTGCTGTGTCACCGATCAATACGATTGTTGCACTCGCTTCACTTGGGAACGGAGGCTATTTGGTTACACCACACGTGATGTCGGAAATCGTCTACAGTAATGGTACAACGCGTAAGATTGTAGCTCCGACGCCGGTACCGATTTTGAAACCAGGCACATCTGAAGAGATCTCGCGCATGCTCGTCACCGTCGTTGACAAGGCTCTTCTTGGTGGCAAACTAAAGATTCCCGAGTATACAGTCGCTTCGAAGACGGGAACAGCACAGATTGCACGAGCAGATGGAAAGGGCTACGAAAAGGATAAATATTTGCACACGTTCTTCGCCTATGCGCCTGCATATAATCCACGATTCATTATCTTCTTGTTCAATAAGGAGCCGCAGCATGTGGACTACGCATCACAAACGCTTGGTGCACCCGCCATGGAGCTTGTACGTTTCTTGCTCAACTACTACAATGAAACACCAGATCGCGCCTCAAGCATTGAGAAGCCTTTATTCCCAAAGCAGGCAGATCCTGAGCCAGTAATCATTCCTACTCCTGCCACTTCCACTACTCCTGCAACCTCAACGCGAACAACAACATAG